One window of the Triticum dicoccoides isolate Atlit2015 ecotype Zavitan chromosome 3B, WEW_v2.0, whole genome shotgun sequence genome contains the following:
- the LOC119276721 gene encoding uncharacterized protein LOC119276721, whose amino-acid sequence MVSMAAAADDDHDRRRVANLSPSPSDAPAPAQPYRRRLHSFSFPTLSWGTHRLLRCSKDPASAPPPPPPHTPSPDKEKARRSTDGGAGGGSPQRPPQRPWNLRTRRSATAAPGAVGPEAAADAAAEHAPARPAQTKKRGFSIVLSKEEIAQDFAFFRGTRPPRRPKKRSRPVQRQLDLLCPGLSLEDLTPDSYKIEER is encoded by the exons atGGTCTCCATGGCCGCCGCAGCAGACGACGACCACGACCGCCGCCGCGTCGCCAATCTCTCGCCGTCTCCCTCGGATGCCCCGGCTCCCGCGCAGCCGTACCGCAGGCGGCTCCACAGCTTCTCCTTCCCCACGCTCAGCTGGGGCACGCACCGCCTCCTCCGATGCTCCAAGGACCCCGCCTcggcgcctccgcctccgcctccgcacaCCCCCTCCCCGGACAAGGAGAAGGCCCGCCGTTCCACGGATGGCGGTGCCGGAGGCGGTTCGCCCCAGCGCCCCCCTCAGCGGCCCTGGAACCTCCGCACCCGCCGCTCCGCCACTGCCGCGCCCGGTGCGGTCGGGCCGGAGGCCGCGGCCGATGCTGCGGCGGAGCATGCGCCGGCGCGGCCTGCGCAGACCAAGAAGCGGGGGTTTTCCATCGTGCTGTCCAAGGAGGAGATCGCCCAGGACTTTGCCTTCTTCCGCGGCACGCGACCCCCGCGCCGGCCCAAGAAGCGCTCTCGCCCGGTGCAGCGCCAGCTCGAC TTGCTGTGCCCTGGATTGTCCCTAGAGGATTTGACGCCGGACTCGTACAAGATCGAGGAG AGGTGA